The Mytilus trossulus isolate FHL-02 chromosome 13, PNRI_Mtr1.1.1.hap1, whole genome shotgun sequence genome has a segment encoding these proteins:
- the LOC134695388 gene encoding fibronectin type 3 and ankyrin repeat domains 1 protein-like produces MAGLNEKLRSAAFFGKLKDLKKCIQKGADLEYRDSEEMTPLLWAAQEGHLEVLRYLVLVGCDTEVRDTKYGKTPLLKAAAEGHREIVNYLVTVGCEKEVRDKDGATPLLWAAFKGHLEIVRFLVTVGCDKEARDTTVIIDISSLVLYLY; encoded by the exons ATGGCAGGTTTGAATGAG AAACTACGTAGTGCTGCTTTCTTTGGcaaattaaaagatttgaaaaaatgcatacaaaaaGGGGCAGACTTGGAATATAGAGATAGT gAAGAAATGACACCATTGTTGTGGGCAGCACAGGAAGGACACCTGGAGGTCCTTCGTTATTTGGTACTAGTCGGCTGTGATACAGAAGTCAGAGACACCAAG TATGGAAAGACACCATTATTGAAAGCGGCTGCCGAAGGTCACCGAGAGATAGTCAATTATCTGGTCACAGTCGGCTGTGAAAAGGAAGTGAGAGATAAG GATGGAGCCACACCATTATTGTGGGCAGCATTTAAAGGACACCTTGAGATCGTCCGTTTTCTGGTAACAGTCGGCTGTGATAAAGAAGCCAGAGACACCACGGTGATTATAGACATTAGCTCTTTAGTCTTATACCTCTATTAA